TCTCGGTGCAGACCTGGCCCTCGGGCACGGCGACGACCTCGGCGCCGGAGGCGGCCACCAGCGCGAAGGTCACCTCGCCGACCCGCTTGACCGCGGCGCCGTCGACGAACGGGTCGACCTCGGGCAGCTCGACCGGGTGACCGGCGGCCAGGGCGGCCGTGAGGGAGGCGGCGCCCGCGGGCTCGACGCCGACCACGCGCACCGCCGACCCGCCCGGCTGCCCGCCGAGCCAGGCGACCGTGCCGGCCAGCAGGCCGCCGCCCCCGACCGGCACCACGACCACGTCGGGCAGGGCGCCGAGCTGGGCCACGGCCTCGCGGACCACGGTGCCCTGGCCCGCGACGGTGGCCGGGTGGTCGAACGGCGGCACCAGCACCCGGTGGGTCGCCTCCGCGTGCCGGGCCGCCGCGAGGGCGGCGTCGTCGAAGCTGTCGCCCTCGACCACGACGGTCACGTGCTCGCCGCCCAGCTCGGCGACCCGGACCCGCTTCTGCCGCGGCGTGGTGCGCGGCAGGTAGATCCGCGCGGAGACGCCGAGCGCCGCGCAGGCGAAGGCCACGCCCTGGGCGTGGTTGCCGGCGCTCGCGCACACCACCCCGCGCTCGCGCTCCTCGGGGGTCAGCCGTGCGAGGAAGTGGTAGCCGCCCCGCGACTTGTAGGAGCGCACCGGCTGCAGGTCCTCGCGCTTGAGCACCACCCGGCAGCCGTGCACCCGCGAGAGCCGCACGCCGTCCTCCAGCGGGGTCACCGGCACCGTGCCGGCCAGCACGGCCGCGGCGGCGTCGACGTCGGCGGCGGTCACGGGCGGCCCGTCGTGCGACCCGTCGTGGGACCCGTCGTGGGACGCGGCGGCCGGGCTGCCGTCGCGGGGGTCGGAAGGTGCGTGGCTCACCCCGTGATCCTCTCGCGTCGCGGTCGGAGACGACCAGCACACCCCTCGGGGCGGATGGGGGCCCCCCGGGG
This genomic interval from Nocardioides scoriae contains the following:
- the ilvA gene encoding threonine ammonia-lyase IlvA; the protein is MSHAPSDPRDGSPAAASHDGSHDGSHDGPPVTAADVDAAAAVLAGTVPVTPLEDGVRLSRVHGCRVVLKREDLQPVRSYKSRGGYHFLARLTPEERERGVVCASAGNHAQGVAFACAALGVSARIYLPRTTPRQKRVRVAELGGEHVTVVVEGDSFDDAALAAARHAEATHRVLVPPFDHPATVAGQGTVVREAVAQLGALPDVVVVPVGGGGLLAGTVAWLGGQPGGSAVRVVGVEPAGAASLTAALAAGHPVELPEVDPFVDGAAVKRVGEVTFALVAASGAEVVAVPEGQVCTEMLDLYQSDGIIAEPAGALATASLSLLAPAPGATVLCVLSGGNNDVSRYAEIVERSLVHTGLKHYFLVDFPQEPGALRAFLDDVLGPDDDITLFEYVKRNNRETGPALVGVELSDAADLEPLLERMTASPSRIERLPADSPLTRYLT